ATCCTGCGCGAGGCGGACATGTTCCGCCTGCCGGTAAAATCATCACGGCTGGACGTGGGAGTGACCGTGATGGTGGACGGCAAGGAGGACAAGGTGTCCAAATACCGGGTCTATGCGAGCCCGGGGCGCAAATCGCTTATCCTGTTCCGCTCCGCCGGGGAACTTGGGCAAAAGGCGCTGCAGTTGGACGAGAAGTTTTACCTGCTCATGCCAAGGTCGCAGTTGCCTGTGCGCATATCCCCCATGCAGAAACTGCTGGGGGACGCGGCGGTGGGGGACATAAGCACAATGACCTGGAGCGAGGACTATACCGGATCGGTGGAGAACAAAAACGTGGACGCCGGCGGCCAGCGATGCCTTATGCTGCGGCTTACGGCGGCCCGGGAGGGGACCACCTACGGCCAGGTGGAGCTGTATGTCACCAAAGATCGGCATTTTCCGGTTAAAGCAAGCCTGTACCTG
The sequence above is a segment of the Nitrospinota bacterium genome. Coding sequences within it:
- a CDS encoding outer membrane lipoprotein-sorting protein, which codes for MFRKLILSILLLAAAAQARADDGISAILREADMFRLPVKSSRLDVGVTVMVDGKEDKVSKYRVYASPGRKSLILFRSAGELGQKALQLDEKFYLLMPRSQLPVRISPMQKLLGDAAVGDISTMTWSEDYTGSVENKNVDAGGQRCLMLRLTAAREGTTYGQVELYVTKDRHFPVKASLYLASGRLAKEVEFHEGRIGEYTMVSSMTMRDRIQKNRVTEVTYSALKPISVPDNYFNPAYLTRNNVE